One part of the Peromyscus leucopus breed LL Stock chromosome 19, UCI_PerLeu_2.1, whole genome shotgun sequence genome encodes these proteins:
- the LOC114705164 gene encoding 60S ribosomal protein L31-like, with product MAHTKKGGEKGRSAINEVVTREHTINIHKRLHGVGFKKRASRALKEIQKFAVKEIRTPGVCTDTRLDKAVWAKGIRNVPYCIRVRLSRKHNEDEDSSNKLYTVVTYIPVTTFKNLQTVNVDEN from the coding sequence ATGGCTCACACAAAGAAGGGTGGCGAGAAGGGCCGTTCTGCCATCAACGAGGTAGTGACCCGAGAACACACCATCAACATCCACAAGCGCCTCCATGGAGTAGGCTTCAAGAAGCGTGCCTCTAGGGCactcaaagaaatccagaaaTTTGCCGTGAAGGAGATAAGGACTCCAGGTGTGTGCACTGATACCAGGCTCGATAAAGCCGTCTGGGCCAAAGGAATAAGGAATGTTCCATACTGTATCCGTGTACGTTTGTCCAGAAAACACAATGAGGATGAGGACTCATCAAACAAGCTCTACACAGTGGTAACTTACATACCTGTTACCACATTCAAAAATCTACAGACAGTCAATGTGGATGAGAACTAA